Proteins from one Candidatus Sulfotelmatobacter sp. genomic window:
- a CDS encoding glycosyltransferase family 4 protein, with the protein MPAALTEPLAILYDHVADVGGAERYWETVVPALTDAGVDVRLFGRIVDEKHRFGVPATEIRWSDEDHDPSPEAARAVADAVRATGASTVASASIFDAEVLRAIRAVAKRWVARLHDHRAFCPTGDRIFPQFPAICTHPMGNACRVNAVLRGCVHGPRPSSEHALARRKAVRDALATADVITVASEMMRRSAIMNGIDPARIVVISPALRREAYRAVPAPRPARDALLFAGRLVPNKGLRPLIAALARIPAARRPLLVVAGRGEQEERDARTDAQRLDVAVDWRGWLNVAQLREAIDETTAVTMPSTWPEPFGLTGVEGQARGRPAVAFDVGGISDWLGDAGVLVPRNDTAALARAIEQVFDPANWAQYAEAAHQRSELWRLETHVSRMLDIFRG; encoded by the coding sequence ATGCCCGCCGCGCTCACCGAGCCGCTTGCCATCCTCTACGACCACGTCGCCGACGTGGGGGGCGCGGAGCGGTACTGGGAAACGGTCGTCCCGGCGCTGACGGACGCGGGCGTCGACGTGCGGCTGTTCGGGCGCATCGTCGACGAGAAGCACCGTTTCGGCGTGCCGGCGACCGAGATCCGCTGGTCCGACGAGGATCACGATCCCTCGCCCGAGGCCGCGCGAGCGGTGGCCGACGCGGTCCGCGCGACCGGCGCGTCGACGGTCGCGAGCGCCAGCATCTTCGACGCCGAGGTGCTGCGCGCGATTCGCGCCGTCGCGAAGCGCTGGGTGGCGCGCCTGCACGACCATCGCGCGTTCTGCCCGACCGGCGACCGCATCTTTCCGCAGTTCCCGGCGATCTGCACGCACCCGATGGGGAACGCGTGCCGCGTGAACGCCGTCCTGCGGGGTTGCGTGCACGGACCGCGCCCCTCGAGCGAGCACGCGCTGGCGCGCCGCAAGGCCGTGCGCGACGCGCTGGCCACCGCGGACGTCATCACGGTGGCGAGCGAGATGATGCGCCGCAGCGCGATCATGAACGGCATCGATCCGGCCCGCATCGTCGTCATCTCGCCGGCGCTCCGGCGCGAAGCCTATCGCGCGGTCCCCGCGCCGCGGCCGGCGCGCGACGCGCTGCTGTTCGCCGGACGGCTCGTTCCCAACAAGGGGCTGCGTCCGCTGATCGCGGCGCTCGCGCGCATCCCGGCGGCGCGGCGTCCGCTGCTGGTCGTCGCGGGCCGCGGCGAGCAGGAAGAGCGCGACGCGCGCACCGATGCGCAGCGGCTCGACGTCGCCGTCGACTGGCGCGGCTGGCTGAACGTCGCGCAGCTGCGCGAGGCGATCGACGAGACGACGGCGGTGACGATGCCGTCGACGTGGCCGGAGCCGTTCGGGCTGACCGGCGTCGAAGGTCAGGCGCGCGGGCGTCCGGCGGTCGCCTTCGACGTCGGCGGAATCAGCGACTGGCTCGGCGACGCCGGCGTGCTGGTGCCGCGCAACGACACGGCCGCGCTCGCGCGCGCCATCGAGCAGGTCTTCGATCCGGCCAACTGGGCGCAGTACGCGGAGGCCGCCCACCAGCGCTCGGAGCTGTGGCGCCTGGAGACGCACGTCAGCCGGATGTTGGATATCTTTCGGGGCTGA
- a CDS encoding FkbM family methyltransferase yields the protein MLLGRRRRGFYIDVGAWDPVQDSVTKYFYDRGWHGINVEPNPALYARLCAARPRDVNLEVALSDAPGELELHVIGTTGLSTFAPEFAGSSTAWAVENRGVDGAHAVRVTVTTLSAICREHVPAGTQIDFLKVDVEGWEERALRGGDWSAYRPTVLCIEAVEPLSDRPNWASWDAFVRAQDYDFLDFDGLNRWYRRRER from the coding sequence ATGCTCCTTGGGCGGCGACGCCGCGGCTTTTACATCGACGTCGGCGCGTGGGACCCGGTCCAAGACTCCGTCACCAAGTACTTCTACGACCGCGGTTGGCACGGTATCAACGTCGAGCCGAATCCCGCGTTGTACGCGCGGCTGTGCGCGGCGCGACCGCGCGACGTCAACCTCGAGGTCGCGCTCTCCGACGCGCCGGGCGAGCTCGAGCTGCACGTCATCGGAACGACGGGACTTTCGACGTTCGCGCCGGAGTTCGCCGGCTCGAGCACCGCGTGGGCGGTCGAGAACCGCGGCGTCGACGGCGCGCACGCGGTTCGGGTCACCGTCACGACGCTGTCCGCGATCTGCCGCGAGCACGTTCCCGCCGGGACGCAGATCGACTTCCTCAAAGTCGACGTCGAGGGATGGGAAGAACGCGCGCTGCGCGGCGGCGACTGGTCGGCGTATCGGCCGACCGTGTTGTGCATCGAAGCCGTCGAACCGCTGAGCGACCGTCCGAACTGGGCGTCCTGGGATGCGTTCGTGCGCGCGCAGGACTACGACTTTCTCGACTTCGACGGCCTCAATCGCTGGTATCGCCGGCGCGAGCGCTGA
- a CDS encoding glycosyltransferase, whose translation MRVLFVVRPNTPERRGGDTTVADGAAVALRAAGLEVTISADREPDPRGYDVAHLFGIFEPETQQPQIDALRRHGVPLVISPIWWDRSGLFALGPRLIRVLNDRDPRRIERRIKRFQDDERKLTARVGKGAERRLARQAAMLAAADVVVTASELESFVCARGLRVVEPPYVVAKYGLERDAFVPWATRRAGVVCVGRIERLKNQAMLLFALRDLDVDVTLVGRSYEDEYLAVTRRWATARTHFVDRLPIDELRDLLARSAVHVLPSWADLPGMASLEAAAAGARIVVGNRGSEREYVDNEAEYADALDPAGIRAAVMRALERGPREPGDALEQRLRATRWEDYAARVAAAYRLASSARA comes from the coding sequence ATGCGGGTTCTGTTCGTCGTCCGCCCCAATACCCCGGAGCGCCGCGGCGGAGACACCACCGTCGCCGACGGCGCCGCCGTCGCGCTGCGCGCCGCGGGCCTGGAGGTCACGATATCGGCCGACCGGGAACCCGATCCGCGCGGCTACGACGTCGCGCACCTGTTCGGCATCTTCGAACCCGAGACGCAACAGCCCCAGATCGACGCGCTGCGCCGTCACGGCGTGCCGCTCGTCATCTCGCCGATCTGGTGGGACCGCAGCGGACTGTTCGCCCTCGGACCGCGCCTCATTCGCGTCTTGAACGACCGTGATCCGCGGCGGATCGAGCGGCGGATCAAACGGTTCCAGGACGACGAGCGCAAGCTGACCGCACGCGTCGGGAAAGGCGCGGAACGCCGGCTGGCACGCCAGGCCGCGATGCTCGCGGCCGCCGACGTCGTCGTCACCGCCAGCGAGCTGGAGAGCTTCGTGTGCGCGCGCGGCTTGCGCGTCGTCGAGCCGCCGTACGTCGTCGCGAAGTACGGCCTCGAGCGCGACGCCTTCGTGCCATGGGCGACGCGGCGCGCCGGCGTCGTGTGCGTCGGCCGTATCGAGCGCCTCAAGAACCAGGCGATGCTGCTCTTCGCGCTGCGTGACCTCGACGTCGACGTCACGCTGGTCGGGCGCTCCTACGAGGACGAGTATCTCGCCGTGACCCGCCGTTGGGCAACGGCCCGCACGCACTTCGTCGACCGCCTGCCCATCGACGAGCTGCGCGACTTGCTCGCGCGAAGCGCCGTGCACGTCTTGCCGTCGTGGGCGGACTTGCCGGGGATGGCGTCGCTCGAAGCGGCCGCGGCCGGCGCGCGCATCGTCGTCGGCAATCGCGGCAGCGAGCGCGAGTACGTGGACAACGAGGCGGAGTACGCCGATGCGCTCGATCCCGCGGGGATCCGGGCGGCCGTCATGCGCGCACTCGAGCGTGGCCCGCGCGAACCCGGCGACGCACTCGAGCAGCGGTTGCGTGCGACGCGGTGGGAGGACTATGCCGCCCGCGTCGCCGCCGCCTACCGGCTCGCTAGTTCGGCGCGCGCTTGA
- a CDS encoding PHB depolymerase family esterase, with translation MQPTRAIVPLLSFVAAATTALGAQAPTSGDRAGSVVVGGVTRTYVYHVPPTLGKRVPLILVFHGHYMTGEQQSKMTHLDPLADRRGFIVVYPNGIRRGWNDGRRNKGVDDLGFLHALIATFAQRYPIDRKRIYVTGFSNGATFSEIVGCTQADTIAAIAPVSGPLAADMLSSCHPQRPISVLAIEGTADPLVPYGGGQVHILGFARGAVLSIRQTIDFWKTNAHCTIGPRETALPPIPPGDGTRVTRTAFAGCTDDAAVQLYTITGGGHAWPQGPQYLPKAVVGIASTQLDADGAIVDFFYAHPLP, from the coding sequence ATGCAGCCGACACGCGCGATCGTTCCCCTGCTGAGCTTCGTCGCCGCCGCGACGACGGCACTCGGCGCGCAGGCGCCCACGAGCGGTGACCGCGCGGGCAGCGTGGTCGTCGGCGGCGTCACGCGCACGTACGTCTACCACGTCCCGCCCACGCTCGGGAAACGCGTACCGCTGATCCTGGTCTTCCACGGTCACTACATGACCGGCGAGCAGCAGTCGAAGATGACGCACCTCGATCCGCTCGCCGACCGGCGCGGCTTCATCGTCGTCTACCCGAACGGCATTCGCCGTGGCTGGAACGACGGCCGGCGCAACAAGGGCGTCGACGATCTCGGGTTCCTGCACGCGCTGATCGCGACGTTCGCGCAGCGCTACCCGATCGACCGCAAGCGCATCTACGTCACCGGCTTCTCGAACGGCGCGACCTTCTCGGAGATCGTCGGCTGCACGCAAGCCGACACGATCGCGGCGATCGCGCCGGTGTCCGGACCGCTCGCAGCCGACATGCTCTCCAGCTGCCATCCGCAGCGTCCGATCTCGGTGCTGGCGATCGAAGGCACCGCCGATCCGCTGGTGCCGTACGGTGGCGGTCAAGTGCACATCTTGGGGTTCGCGCGCGGTGCGGTGCTTTCGATCCGGCAGACCATCGACTTCTGGAAGACCAACGCCCATTGCACCATCGGACCGCGAGAGACCGCGCTGCCGCCGATTCCGCCCGGCGACGGGACGCGGGTGACGCGCACGGCCTTCGCCGGCTGCACGGACGACGCGGCCGTGCAGCTCTACACGATCACCGGCGGCGGGCACGCGTGGCCGCAGGGGCCGCAGTACCTGCCCAAGGCCGTCGTCGGCATCGCCAGCACGCAGCTCGATGCCGACGGCGCGATCGTCGACTTCTTCTACGCGCACCCGCTGCCCTGA
- a CDS encoding DEAD/DEAH box helicase, whose amino-acid sequence MPPPTASEAAFERLLREFGTPRASAEIPPDARAFLDGLYARAGEFLDRDPYATIGEATGFNTKVVGVTFEGRQDVVGALRAGEALELRRHADNAFDPNAIGVWYGSLQLGFVKREIAARIAPNLDAGERYTAEVTAVTGGGARSFGINIYVSRARAAAVAPARDAVAAGAQDVLRALIGERPLRPAQQAVLERLADGRNTLAVLGTGRGKSLCFQYPAAVRALEGGEKTLVLYPLRALANDQYEALQRRLGPLGLRIHRANGAIDAGERAALLAALETGEWDVICATPEFVQYHLERFRERSRPALVVVDEAHHLFDSTHRPAYARIDAWLGGLGAPQVLALTATAGDEAFERIREALGIDSWVIDPTVRENLHVVDARGTTNKLAYLEQVCADGAKAIVYCNSRAEATKVAEKLRARLGDGVAFYHAGVASAERLQVERWFREGAIRIVVATSAFGEGIDLPDVRHVVLYHLNFDFTEFNQQAGRAGRDGADASIHLLFGERDRAINDYIIARDAPPLPTLRALYAATKRLAADGVLRMTAADIAASVDLERVEGSTVNAAFRIFADAGLVAVDEDDDGRFVRFLAVDGKVDITATERFAEGEAIRAAFAAFCDVVLTAKPDVLESLIDRPIYPSGVALQC is encoded by the coding sequence TTGCCGCCGCCGACGGCGTCGGAGGCCGCCTTCGAGCGGCTGCTGCGCGAGTTCGGTACCCCACGCGCGTCCGCGGAGATTCCGCCGGACGCGCGCGCGTTTCTCGACGGGCTGTACGCGCGGGCGGGCGAGTTCCTCGACCGCGACCCCTACGCGACGATCGGCGAGGCCACCGGCTTCAACACCAAGGTCGTCGGCGTCACCTTCGAGGGGCGCCAAGACGTCGTCGGCGCGCTGCGGGCCGGCGAGGCGCTCGAGCTGCGCCGGCACGCCGACAACGCCTTCGATCCCAACGCGATCGGAGTGTGGTACGGCAGCCTGCAGCTGGGCTTCGTCAAGCGCGAGATCGCGGCGCGCATCGCGCCGAACCTCGACGCCGGCGAACGCTACACCGCCGAGGTGACGGCCGTGACCGGCGGCGGCGCGCGCTCGTTCGGCATCAACATCTACGTCAGCCGCGCGCGCGCCGCGGCCGTCGCGCCCGCCCGCGACGCCGTTGCCGCCGGTGCACAGGACGTGCTGCGGGCGCTGATCGGCGAGCGGCCGCTGCGCCCGGCGCAACAGGCCGTGCTCGAGCGCCTGGCCGACGGGCGCAACACGCTGGCCGTGCTCGGCACCGGGCGCGGAAAGTCGTTGTGCTTCCAGTATCCGGCGGCGGTGCGGGCGCTCGAGGGCGGTGAGAAGACGCTGGTGCTGTATCCGCTGCGCGCGCTCGCCAACGATCAGTACGAGGCGCTGCAGCGGCGCCTGGGGCCGCTGGGCCTGCGCATTCACCGCGCCAACGGCGCGATCGACGCCGGCGAGCGGGCGGCCCTGCTCGCCGCGCTCGAGACCGGGGAGTGGGACGTCATCTGCGCGACGCCCGAGTTCGTCCAGTACCACCTCGAGCGGTTCCGCGAGCGCTCGCGGCCCGCGCTGGTGGTCGTCGACGAAGCGCATCACCTGTTCGATTCGACCCACCGCCCCGCGTACGCGCGGATCGACGCGTGGCTGGGCGGCTTGGGCGCGCCGCAAGTCTTGGCGTTGACCGCGACCGCCGGCGATGAAGCCTTCGAGCGCATTCGCGAGGCGTTGGGGATCGACTCCTGGGTCATCGACCCGACCGTGCGCGAGAACTTGCACGTCGTCGACGCGCGCGGGACGACCAACAAGCTGGCCTATCTGGAACAGGTGTGCGCCGACGGCGCGAAGGCGATCGTGTATTGCAACTCGCGCGCCGAGGCGACCAAGGTGGCCGAGAAGCTGCGCGCGCGGCTGGGCGACGGGGTCGCCTTCTACCACGCGGGCGTGGCCAGCGCCGAGCGGCTGCAGGTCGAGCGCTGGTTCCGCGAGGGGGCGATTCGCATCGTCGTCGCGACCTCGGCGTTCGGCGAGGGGATCGACCTGCCCGACGTGCGGCACGTCGTGCTCTACCACCTCAACTTCGACTTCACCGAGTTCAACCAGCAGGCCGGGCGCGCCGGCCGCGACGGCGCCGACGCCTCGATCCACCTGCTCTTCGGCGAGCGCGACCGCGCGATCAACGACTACATCATCGCGCGCGACGCGCCGCCGCTGCCGACGTTGCGCGCGCTGTACGCGGCGACCAAACGCCTCGCGGCCGACGGCGTGCTGCGCATGACCGCCGCGGACATCGCGGCCAGCGTCGACCTCGAGCGGGTCGAAGGCTCGACCGTCAACGCCGCCTTTCGCATCTTCGCCGACGCGGGTTTGGTCGCGGTCGACGAAGACGACGACGGTCGGTTCGTGCGCTTCCTCGCGGTTGACGGAAAAGTCGACATCACCGCCACCGAGCGCTTCGCGGAGGGTGAAGCGATCCGGGCCGCGTTCGCCGCGTTTTGCGACGTCGTGCTCACCGCGAAGCCGGACGTGCTCGAATCGTTGATCGATCGGCCAATCTACCCAAGCGGCGTCGCGTTGCAGTGTTGA
- the secF gene encoding protein translocase subunit SecF, whose translation MFFRRLNWNVVGWFRTVSAISYVIIGLGIAMMVWNWVHTGAPLRLGLSFTGGTDVTVTFKKPATQEAIQAALAKIDVADAQVNTLTKAGQTQGLGWTVETQHDFGNDSDPLWAALNSVAPVDRNASSISAVGPSLSHEYLLNAVKALVIAIAIQFLYIAFRFGWNLIFGWVCVVALVRDSLMMIGIYAIAGRRVDDAFLAAVLTVIGYSVMDTIVILDRIRENVKLMDGQPFDTIVNTSILQTMSRSVNTLATVVITLVALLAFGGASLQNFAFALLVGICSGGYHSIFFSAPLVAVLHKRSRRGGSSLGGLFHRSGLDSQPRTVAAARAQKATAAQALRDREEVLAQRRERRELRNRETASRRTTQPARYKRKSQDQDLSQYEQRNFGVPERTPSEIADEELARNHIEHVVDPLDAQTMGLHDEAAELGHEEIRLNLGDDGEPAPEHESHI comes from the coding sequence ATGTTCTTCCGTCGTCTCAACTGGAACGTCGTCGGCTGGTTCCGCACCGTCTCGGCGATCTCGTACGTCATCATCGGCCTGGGCATCGCGATGATGGTGTGGAACTGGGTCCACACCGGCGCGCCGCTGCGGCTGGGCCTCTCGTTCACCGGCGGCACCGACGTCACGGTGACCTTCAAGAAGCCGGCGACGCAGGAAGCGATCCAAGCCGCGCTGGCCAAGATCGACGTCGCCGACGCGCAGGTCAACACGCTGACCAAGGCCGGTCAGACGCAAGGGCTCGGCTGGACCGTCGAAACGCAGCACGACTTCGGGAACGACTCGGACCCGCTGTGGGCCGCGCTCAACTCCGTGGCGCCCGTCGACCGCAACGCGTCGTCGATCTCGGCGGTCGGGCCGTCGCTCTCACACGAGTATCTGCTCAACGCGGTCAAGGCGCTGGTCATCGCGATCGCGATCCAGTTCCTCTACATCGCGTTCCGCTTCGGTTGGAACCTGATCTTCGGCTGGGTCTGCGTGGTCGCGTTGGTGCGCGACTCGCTGATGATGATCGGCATCTACGCCATCGCCGGGCGCCGCGTCGACGATGCGTTCTTGGCCGCCGTCCTGACGGTCATCGGCTACTCGGTCATGGACACGATCGTCATCCTCGACCGGATCCGCGAGAACGTCAAGCTGATGGACGGGCAGCCGTTCGACACGATCGTCAACACGTCGATCCTGCAGACGATGAGCCGCTCGGTCAACACCTTGGCGACGGTCGTCATCACGCTGGTCGCACTGCTGGCGTTCGGCGGCGCGTCGCTGCAGAACTTCGCCTTCGCGCTGCTGGTCGGCATCTGCTCGGGCGGTTACCACTCGATCTTCTTCTCGGCCCCGCTGGTCGCGGTGCTGCACAAGCGCTCGCGCCGCGGCGGCTCGAGCCTGGGCGGCTTGTTCCACCGTTCGGGGCTGGATTCGCAGCCGCGCACGGTCGCGGCCGCGCGGGCACAGAAGGCCACCGCCGCGCAGGCGCTGCGCGACCGCGAAGAGGTGCTGGCGCAGCGCCGCGAGCGCCGCGAGCTGCGCAACCGCGAGACGGCCTCGCGCCGCACGACGCAGCCCGCGCGCTACAAACGCAAGTCTCAGGATCAGGATCTGAGCCAGTACGAGCAGCGCAACTTCGGCGTCCCGGAGCGCACGCCGTCCGAGATCGCCGACGAAGAGCTCGCGCGCAACCACATCGAGCACGTCGTCGACCCGCTCGATGCGCAGACGATGGGCCTGCACGACGAGGCGGCGGAGCTCGGCCACGAGGAGATCCGGCTCAACCTCGGTGACGATGGCGAACCCGCGCCCGAGCACGAGTCGCACATTTAG
- the secD gene encoding protein translocase subunit SecD — protein MLLLALVGLCVWAITPIQKKIRLGLDLQGGARVLLQMETTKDVPQITDDVQNQVQLVIQNRINNAGVSEPIISKEGSNRLLVELPAVANADELEKLLKQAAVLDFKICPPQIVTKAESNPKYAQDPNGAYKDCGPVVYSGAELKSATPAFSQQGNEPQVDFQTKNPTKFAKLTRDHMGQQLTIFLDRQFMSSATIEGIISTDGMIHGQFTEDQVSTLANELNAGALPVPLTIIEKEDVGPTLGKEDLVKSLWAGGAGLVIVLLFMAFVYRLPGVLADVALMVYVLALLALLSVAHAVLTLPGIAGFVLSIGMAVDANVLIFERLKEELWAGKSLRAAVRIGFQRAFSSVFDSHFTTIVGAGVLYMLGTGTVKGFAYTLFWGTAFSLFTAVVVTRFFMDVVVENDLVTNKAAYGAGGGTVLPPVKTAEAH, from the coding sequence GTGCTCCTGCTCGCACTGGTCGGGCTCTGCGTATGGGCCATCACGCCCATCCAGAAAAAAATTCGCCTCGGCCTCGATCTGCAAGGCGGCGCCCGCGTGTTGCTCCAGATGGAGACGACCAAGGACGTGCCGCAGATCACGGACGACGTCCAAAATCAGGTGCAGCTGGTCATCCAGAACCGCATCAACAATGCCGGCGTGTCCGAACCGATCATTTCGAAGGAAGGGTCGAACCGGCTCCTCGTCGAGCTGCCGGCCGTCGCCAACGCCGACGAGCTCGAGAAGCTGCTCAAACAAGCGGCCGTGCTCGACTTCAAGATCTGCCCGCCGCAAATCGTCACGAAGGCCGAATCGAACCCGAAATACGCGCAAGACCCCAACGGCGCGTACAAGGATTGCGGCCCGGTCGTCTATAGCGGCGCGGAGCTGAAGAGCGCGACGCCGGCCTTCAGCCAACAGGGCAACGAGCCGCAGGTCGACTTCCAGACGAAGAACCCGACCAAGTTCGCCAAGCTCACGCGCGACCACATGGGTCAGCAGCTGACGATCTTCCTGGACCGCCAGTTCATGAGCTCGGCCACGATCGAAGGGATCATCTCGACCGACGGTATGATCCACGGTCAGTTCACGGAAGACCAGGTCTCGACGCTGGCCAACGAGCTCAACGCCGGCGCGCTGCCCGTTCCGCTGACGATCATCGAGAAGGAAGACGTCGGCCCGACGCTCGGCAAGGAAGACTTGGTCAAGTCGCTGTGGGCCGGCGGCGCGGGCCTGGTGATCGTGCTGCTGTTCATGGCGTTCGTGTACCGGCTGCCCGGCGTGCTGGCCGACGTCGCGCTGATGGTCTACGTGCTGGCGCTGCTGGCGCTGCTCTCGGTCGCGCACGCGGTGCTGACGCTGCCGGGGATCGCGGGCTTCGTGCTCTCGATCGGTATGGCCGTCGACGCCAACGTCCTGATCTTCGAGCGCCTCAAAGAGGAGCTGTGGGCCGGCAAGAGCTTGCGCGCCGCGGTGCGCATCGGCTTCCAGCGCGCGTTCAGCTCGGTCTTCGACTCACACTTCACCACCATCGTCGGCGCCGGCGTGCTCTACATGCTCGGTACCGGGACGGTCAAGGGCTTCGCGTACACGCTCTTCTGGGGCACCGCGTTCTCGCTCTTCACCGCGGTCGTCGTGACCCGGTTCTTCATGGACGTGGTCGTCGAGAACGACTTGGTGACCAACAAGGCCGCGTACGGCGCCGGTGGCGGCACCGTGCTGCCGCCCGTGAAGACGGCGGAGGCCCACTAG
- a CDS encoding transcriptional repressor produces MIDTKGVDAGLLQTRYRLTKQRAAVLRALEDGAHLTAEAIHERVRAALPAVSLGTIYRTLDILRAIGLVQVFSHGGAARYEAALDKHHHLVCTTCSEIVNVPAPQIGAIAMAVAQDHRYSGVDAALVVTGRCARCAGLARNGAGPS; encoded by the coding sequence ATGATCGACACCAAGGGCGTCGATGCAGGACTCCTTCAAACGCGATATCGTCTTACCAAGCAGCGTGCCGCCGTGTTACGCGCGCTCGAGGACGGTGCGCATCTCACCGCCGAGGCGATCCACGAACGGGTCCGTGCCGCGCTGCCCGCGGTCAGCCTGGGGACGATCTACCGCACGCTCGACATCCTGCGGGCGATCGGCCTGGTGCAGGTGTTCTCGCACGGCGGCGCCGCGCGCTACGAGGCGGCGCTCGACAAGCACCATCACCTCGTGTGCACCACGTGCAGCGAGATCGTCAACGTCCCGGCGCCGCAGATCGGCGCGATCGCGATGGCGGTGGCCCAGGATCACCGCTACTCCGGGGTCGACGCCGCGCTGGTGGTGACGGGGCGCTGTGCCCGTTGCGCCGGCCTGGCGCGCAACGGAGCGGGGCCCTCCTAG
- a CDS encoding MFS transporter, with translation MTRAAPRWYYGWTIVAALGVTTIVAYGTTQYLIGLLVDPLVRELGWSRAAIGGAYSGTILVAGLVGIGIGRVLDRVGARLVLCAGSLVTGASLLALAQVRTLAQFQLVWALGLGVGTALTYYPVSFTVLANWFAARRVHALAVLTFFGAFSSTIFYPLSGLLIAAYGWRIAVTVLAAIHLCIALPLHATLVRRHPEDLGLVPDGRAHARDAGPQSGMALRAALTTPAFWSVTVALTLALGASSAVLVQHVAYLIDRGYAPAGAASLVGLFGVAYLPGRSLVAYAAGRVPRLQQMAIAFLLQAAGLAVLIASSATIAVLAYVLAFGAAYGALSPLRGEVIADLFGRRAYGAIIAVHGVPIALLGALGPLLVGRAVDRFGYPVAFGCCIAAFVCAAAIVVLPAHGYLRNRK, from the coding sequence GTGACGCGCGCGGCGCCGCGCTGGTACTACGGCTGGACGATCGTCGCCGCGCTCGGCGTGACGACGATCGTCGCGTACGGGACGACCCAGTACCTCATCGGTTTGCTCGTCGACCCGCTCGTGCGCGAGCTGGGCTGGAGCCGCGCCGCGATCGGGGGTGCCTACTCCGGCACGATCCTGGTGGCCGGGCTGGTCGGAATCGGCATCGGTCGCGTGCTCGACCGGGTCGGTGCCCGGCTCGTGCTGTGCGCGGGCTCGCTGGTGACCGGTGCTTCGCTGCTGGCGCTGGCACAGGTGCGCACGCTGGCGCAATTCCAGCTCGTGTGGGCGCTCGGGCTCGGGGTGGGAACGGCGCTCACCTACTATCCGGTCTCGTTCACCGTCCTGGCCAACTGGTTCGCGGCGCGCCGCGTGCACGCGCTGGCGGTGCTGACGTTCTTCGGCGCGTTCTCCTCGACGATCTTCTATCCGCTCTCCGGTCTGCTGATCGCGGCCTACGGCTGGCGCATCGCGGTGACCGTCCTCGCGGCGATCCATCTGTGCATCGCGTTGCCGTTGCACGCGACGCTCGTACGCCGGCATCCGGAAGACCTCGGCCTCGTCCCCGACGGCCGCGCGCACGCCCGCGATGCCGGCCCGCAGAGCGGGATGGCGCTGCGCGCGGCGCTCACCACGCCGGCGTTCTGGTCCGTGACGGTCGCGCTGACGCTGGCGCTGGGCGCCAGCTCAGCGGTCCTGGTGCAGCATGTCGCGTACCTCATCGACCGCGGGTACGCGCCGGCCGGCGCGGCGTCGCTGGTCGGGTTGTTCGGCGTCGCGTATCTGCCCGGGCGTTCGCTGGTCGCGTACGCGGCCGGCAGGGTGCCGCGCTTGCAGCAGATGGCGATCGCGTTCCTGTTGCAGGCGGCCGGCCTGGCGGTGCTGATCGCGAGCAGCGCGACGATCGCGGTGCTCGCGTACGTGCTGGCGTTCGGTGCCGCGTACGGGGCGCTCTCGCCGCTGCGCGGTGAGGTGATCGCCGACCTGTTCGGGCGACGCGCGTACGGCGCGATCATCGCCGTGCACGGCGTGCCGATCGCGCTGCTCGGCGCGCTCGGGCCGCTGCTCGTCGGTCGCGCCGTCGACCGCTTCGGCTACCCCGTCGCGTTCGGCTGCTGCATCGCGGCCTTCGTGTGCGCGGCCGCGATCGTCGTGCTTCCCGCTCACGGATATCTGAGGAATCGGAAGTAG